The Procambarus clarkii isolate CNS0578487 chromosome 91, FALCON_Pclarkii_2.0, whole genome shotgun sequence region TTAGCGCAAATTGTCATCGGAAAAAGGGAAGAGAAAACACTTTGTTCGTCTGGTCGGTGGTCTTGGAAAATATATCCGGCCAGGACGCATAGTCGACTAATGGGGAGGAACTCGGGCGTCCATTAGGCTAGAAGGGATCACTGTTGCCACCACTCCGCAATAACCCCCATTAAAGTTAAGTAACTTCAACTACATCAATATGCTGACATTGCTAGATTTACCATGTGAAAATACTTACCCAGAGGGAAATTTAATATTAAATCTATTTCAACGaatataaaataatgtaatttaaCCCGGAAATAGAACGTAGAGATGGGGGGTTAAGACGAGGCTCGGCCGTGTTCTGGTTGTGGCAGCGGTGGGTCGGAGGCCCAGCCGCGCATTAGACGCACGATAACAAAGCATTACGATTCCATTTTTATGCCCATGTAACGTGGATGTTTTCTCCCCCGAGCATAGATGGGGGCTTGAGATGACCGTAAATACCACTTGCAATCGTGAAAAGCCCACTTCTACTGCTCATGTCTTCTTAAGAGTTGCGTAATACTCCATCTTAGGCCATTAGGGTCTCGTTGTACAGTTGGCTTCATTCACGACTGAATTGCgaatccggggttcgattcccgggctggAGAGAAATATTTGCGCATGTTTGATCTCaccaaatgcctctgttcacctaccaaTAAATAGGTAACCGGGAATTAGGCAACTGTTTTGGttttgcatcctgggaaaggtcagtagtgCGACCTTGGGGAAGCTCGATGCAAGCctaaagtgtatgtgtgtgtgtatatatatatatatatatatatatatatatatatatatatatatatatatatatatatatatatttaaattgtgAGGGTACCCTCTCTGGTGCAAGTGCAAACTGTGAGGGAAAAAAGAGACAGGTGTAACGTGTGGCACAGTGTCACATCTGACAGGTGTGAGGTGAGACAGTGTCACGGCTGACAGGTGAGAGGTAAACACCAGCAGTTGTTACAGCGGTTCTGATCAAGAGAAAGGAGATACACAGTGACACGTAAACAGAAATATTACAAGTTGATGAAATTGGTTTGCGTGAGTGACGTAGGCAAGTGACGGTGAGAGGTTGTGAGGTAATGGTGACGGTGAGAggttgtgaggtgatggtgacggtgatggAGGCGGTAACGATGATAGTGGCGGTgatgatgaaggtggtggtggcgatgggtGTTGATAGTGGATGAACACATTGGGTGTTGACAGactgaagattgattgatggatgaagattaagtcacccaagaggtggcacgggcatgagtagcccgtaaagaCAGACTAAAGGACTCGAAGTAGAATTATATGATGATTCGTTggacggaggagggggggagggggttaaaggtaggtacgggggggggggagggttgacgtgtgaggggggtgggggaagtggCCCATCCGAACAGGACCCCTCACCTGGGTGCCTGACAGTACCTGTCTTAATTATATTCAACAGGTTAATGATGCCCGGGTAGAGGGAACCCCCTAGCCCCGGACCCCCTCCACCAGGGTATACACTCCCCTTCCACACTTCTACACCAGGGTGTACACTCCCACGCCTCTACACTATGGTGTACACTCTCCttccacgcctctacaccagggtGTACACTCCCACGCCTCTACACTATGGTGTACACTCCCCTCCCACGCCTCTACACTATGGTGTACACTCTCCtcccacgcctctacaccagggtGTACACTCCCCTCCCACGCCTCTACACTATGGTGTACACTCCCCTCCCACACCTCTACAGCATCACTATGTACAGTAAAGTGTTACAGAGATGCTGTAGTCGGTAGAgaggagggtgtgggtggaggctgtgTTCAGACCCCAGACACTTGAGATGCGGGCAGAGAACCTCCTCACAGGAACACCATAATACATTTATGTTAGAGTGATGCTCGAGAAACGTGGGTGGTCCTGCACAGGTCTGGCCACGTACAAGGGGGTGTACGTGGCCACGTACAAGGGGGGGGTATACGTGGCCACGTACAAGGGGGATATACGTGGCCACGTACAAGGGGGTATACGTGGCCACGTACAAGGGGGTATACGTGGCCACGTACAAGGGGGGGTATACGTGGCCACGTACAAGGGGGATATACGTGGCCACGTACAAGGGGGGGTATACGTGGCCACGTACAAGGGGTATATACGTGGCCACGTACAAGGGGGATATACGTGGCCACGTACAAGGGGGGGTATACGTGGCCACGTACAAGGGGGGGTATACGTGGCCACGTACAAGGGGGATATACGTGGCCACGTACAAGGGGGGGTATACGTGGCCACGTATAAGGGGGATATACGTGGCCACGTACAAGGGGGGGTATACGTGGCCACGTACAAGGGGGATATACGTGGCCACGTACAAGGGGGGGTATACGTGGCCACGTACAAGGGGGGGTATACGTGGCCACGTACAAGGGGGATATACGTGGCCACGTACAAGGGGGGGTATACGTGGCCACGTACAAGGGGGATATACGTGGCCACGTACAAGGGGGATATACGTGGCCACGTACAAGGGGGTATACGTGGCCACGTACAAGGGGGGGTATACATGGCCACGTACAAGGGGGTATACGTGACCACGTACAAGGGGGTATACGAGACCACGTACAAGGGGGTATACGTGGCCACGTACAAGGGGGGTATACGTGGCCACGTACAAGGGGGTATACGTGGCCACGTACAAGGGGGTATACGTGGCCACGTACAAGGGGGATATACGTGGCGTTGTGCTTCGAACAAAATtcctcagtgaagcacttgttccggaagtgttagaacgaaatccgttgtgagtcgtatgtaaagcatttttcattaataaacagggggtttggcgggtgtatggaatcacttttgggtctttgtttggaggccgGGCTGAACTATTTATATTTGCTGTACAtttggtgaagcatttacataGATTCGATTCGAAGAGCGGTCGCCAGCGAAGTAAAGTacgagaagtgttcgaacgtcatcagttgtgagtcgtgtgtaaagctttttcattcataaacgatttggcgggtggaATAATGAGCCTCTGTTTATGGGGACGGGCTGCTTGAGCTTGTTCACTCGAAACTGGAAAGGGAGAACTTTTAAACTACTGCGGGTCCCCATCAGTAAGTCGCCTGGTATAGTGAGTGACGGTCGTGTGACGGTGTACCTAAAGTCTAATTAAAAATGTTAATTAGTCTGCTGTTACGTGAAACAATGTTAGTTACAGTGAAAGGAAAGAGTGAGGTTGACATACAGTGTTGTTGACATACAGTGTTGTTGACATACAGTGTTGTTGACATACAGTGTTGTTGACATAGCAACCAGGGATGTCAACAAGGCCTTTGACAGTCTATGGCATAATGGTCTGCTCTTCAAGCTGCAATCCATACCATACCACAACTGGACCCTCCTTAGACTAGTCAGAAGTTTCTAAGCCATAGAACAATAATTCCAATGTTTAACAACAAGGAAGCTGATTCCTTTATTCCGACAGCAGGAGTTCCTCAGGGATCGTGCATAAGCCCACTCCTCTTCAATCTTTCTGCCTCAGGCGGGGTTGGGCCGACCTGCCTCGGGCGGGGATGGGCCGACCTGCCTCGGGCGGGGATGGGGCCACCTGCCTCAGGCGGGGATGGGGCCACCTGCCTCAGGCGGGGTTGGGGCCACCTGCCTCGGGCGGGGTTGGGGCCACCTGCCTCGGGCGGGGATGGGGCCACCTGCCTCGGGCGGGGATGGGGCCACCTGCCTCGGGCGGGGATGGGGCCACCTGCCTCAGGCGGGGATGGGGCCACCTGCCCCGGGCGGGGTTGGAACCACCTGCCTCAGCCTGACCTTACCAAACAAGGCACCCCAGCGTCCTCGTCTCCAGTACAAGGTAAGCTGCATCTTGACCCTCAAGTATCACCTTCACTGTTTATATAGATGGATTAGTGTCATCATTCATTATATTATACTTGAGAGACCCGGCTGTGCTCGGGTCTCTCTCTGATCTCTGCCTCCCCCCTTCTTATCCCTGcctttccctcttccccctcccccctgttccctctgccccccccccctcccccgggtcgatgcgggtcggcgttcaatcaccgACCGTCAAAGTCGTTGGgcatcattccccccccccccccccgtcccatcccaaatccttatcccttcccagtgttatgtagtcttAATGGCGtggcgttttctcctgatagttgccTTCCCCCTCTACAGATAATCATGAGTGGTTGTGTGATGATGTGCATGTGTATTGAAATGATGTGTAGGCATTTCCTTGAAGAATATTAATACTTTTGTTTGATGTCTTTACAGGTAAGTAAACTTACACAGCTCATCGTGGGAGCCCCGCCACCAGCATCTGAGGTACGTTCGTACTTTGTTTTCTACAgtacattttattattattttcgttACTAAATTACAAAGCAGCGTTCGTAATAGTTGTTTTAGAGAAATATGAAAACTCCTGCTGTggtcatacctggttgatacctggttgatggggttctgggagttcttctactccccaagcccggcccgaggccaggctcgacttgtgagagtttggtccaccaggctgttgcttggagcggcccgcaggcccacatacccaccacagcccggttggtccggcattccttggaggaataaatctagtttcctcttgaaaatgaggAAATTTTCCTCATAGACCAAAAAGTTCCAATCATAGGAAAAAATCATAGACCAAAGTTCCATCCCCTCTCATTGCTCATGGCCTGAGCCCTCTTCGTTGGTCTCGGGGAGGGGGAAGGGCAATGAAGGGggccagagccccccccccccttcatgagCGGGTGTGACCTGTCCTGTGAGTGTGGTCCAGGTTATGAGGCGCGAATCCCCCTCATGGACCAACCTGTCCATGAGGGGGAATTGTTGAGAGTTATTCCAAGGATATAACCGTTAGGTACATCGTTATCAATGTACATTAACTTCCAGttgaccgacacacacacacaacgcaatGTACTTTGAtagagatgaagattaagccatccaaaaggttgcacgggcatgaatagcccgtaagtggtagcccttttgagccattaccagtatcaagagctgatactggagatctgtggaggtgcagctgcaccctgcgtgacgggagatgtctcccgtgtgtgaaTGTACTTTAGTTGACGGAAGTATATGTACTGCCGAAGCGAGTACGGGAAGGTCTGTTTAAGTACTTGGCTGGGTGCTAGTGAGCTGCAGCGACATTAATTACCAAGTGAAGTCTAGGTACACCTGACCACGACGGTGGTCAGGTGTACGGAAGCAAATGTTGACAGTGAACCGCGCAACTTACAACAATTTAGGCGCAGTTTTCTGGAAATGAGCAGCGAGTCGTCTGTACCTATCATCGAATCACCATCATCACCTTAGCCATTATCTTTACTAGTGGAAAGTTGTTGTCTTTGAACCAGAACGTCATCACTTCTTCAACAACTGTCACCCGTAGTGTCAGCTTTCGGGTAAAAAGCCTTTTCGCATTAATTTGATCATTTAAAACTTAACATTTTCTCAAGACAACTTCATTATCGCGTCAAGCGGATTCAGTGATTTGCAATACAAGCTTTTTGGCTTGCAATTGTGCAACTTGTTGGTTTACAACATACTCGTCAGTCTGGGCCGAGTTGTGCTCGTCATTCTGGGCCGAGTTGTACTCGTCAGTCTGCGCCGAGTTGTGCTCGTCAGTCTGCGCCGAGTTGTACTCGTCAGTCTGGGCCGAGTTGTACTCGTCAGTCTGCGCCGAGTTGTGCTCGTCAGTCTGCGCCGAGTTGTACTCGTCAGTCTGGGCCGAGTTGTACTCGTCAGTCTGGGCCGAGTTGTACTCGTCAGTCTGGGCCGAGTTGTACTCGTCAGTCTGCGCCGAGTTGTGCTCGTCAGTCTGCGCCGAGTTGTACTCGTCATTCTGGGCCGAGTTGTGCTCGTCAGTCTGGGCCGAGTTGTGCTCGTCAGTCTGCGCCGAGTTGTGCTCGTCAGTCTGCGCCGAGTTGTACTCGTCAGTCTGCGCCGAGTTGTGCTCGTCAGTCTGCGCCGAGTTGTACTCGTCATTCTGGGCCGAGTTGTGCTCGTCAGTCTGGGCCGAGTTGTGCTCGTCAGTCTGCGCCGAGTTGTGCTCGTCAGTCTGCGCCGAGTTGTACTCGTCATTCTGGGCCGAGTTGTGCTCGTCAGTCTGGGCCGAGTTGTACTCGTCAGTCTGGGCCGAGTTGTACTCGTCAGTCTGGGCCGAGTTGTACTCGTCAGTCTGCGCCGAGTTGTGCTCGTCAGTCTGCGCCGAGTTGTACTCGTCATTCTGGGCCGAGTTGTGCTCGTCAGTCTGGGCCGAGTTGTACTCGTCAGTCTGGGCCGAGTTGTACTCGTCAGTCTGGGCCGAGTTGTACTCGTCAGTCTGGGCCGAGTTGTACTCGTCAGTCTGGGCCGAGTTGTACTCGTCAGTCTGGGCCGAGTTGTACTCAGGATGGTCAGAGTAACTTCATGGGTGCTCTGATTCATAACTTGAAATTACAACAGACAATGTAAGCTAAATTAATGGCTCTCTAGTATTGTGTGGCTTGCCTGCCTTAGCAATTAACTTTGAAATCTGGTATGGTGCAAGTACCCCTTTGTCCACCTGATGCGCTCTTTCACTGTGTCTTTGATTTACAGTTGTCAGCGTCTAGTAATTCTCATTTATTCAAGTAATTCGCAAGTAATCGAGTAATGTGTCCTTTTTGTCCTTGGTGCTTCCGCAGTTCTCACGGTCTTATGTTCTCGTTCGCTGGTGTTTACAGAcacaaggcactacgggctcaccatagcccgtgctacttggaactttgttccaggtagcgaatctttaacaacaacaacatggtattGACAGACATAGTTGATCTTGTGTGCTGTGGCGATAAAGTAAAGTTATGGGTAAGCTATTCGGTGGAATATTGTCGACATTTATTCTTTCCCGTGAGTAATCTGGATTAAAAATATTAATCTTTCACTCGTGGCCTCTCAGAAATATCTTGTGTTCCCCTGTTGAGAACCGCTGCTCTAGAGAAATAAAAAGATAGGCATCATCAGTGAAATGTATATATtgtctttttttttaatacttCATTTCACAAAATTCGTTACAtgcaagtactttcgtatttaataatacatcttgagaaggttccttctgaagatgtattattaaatacgagagtacttaaggaaattcctgtttcaattcttccttcgtggtctgacactgtcacatttttcatcacgttaattttcgtgattcgcACGCACGGCCGCCCGCACTCCCGCCCGCACGCGCGCCCGCACGGCGTGCGggcgtgctatatatatatatattatatatatatatatatatatatatatatatatatatatatatatatatatatatatatatataaaattttaaataaCACAAAATTTAACTTGGAACAATGGATACGAATTGGaaaattttagatttaggaaagaacggcGTAAATACTGATTTGGAACCGGTTGTTACTGTATGACACAAATTACCGGGCAACATAATGGACGCGGGATCGCccgagtgtttcaagcgtaggttagacatatatatggaggGGATAGAAATAGGAGCGGCTTCGTATGTGAGAATAGCCCTTCTGGAGTGGCCTTTATTCGCATGGTATTTTCTCCCGAGTGTTCCATTGTGTAATGTGTTGACCCCATGACAAGTACACCTCTGGGGCCCCTTGTTCTGGGTGTCGAGGAGGGGAGTGTACATACACCCTACACACGAGCACCTCCGCCACTACCTCCACTTCAAATCATTATCATAAATATTCTCTGATCGCCCAGCTATAAACTCGAGCAGAATGTCGGTGGCGGACACGACCATTGTGTTAAACCTGTTCACTGTAGACctggcctttatgtaccactaccTGGTCACTGTAGaccttgcctttatgtaccactaccTGGTCACTGTAGaccttgcctttatgtaccactaccTGGTCACTGTAGaccttgcctttatgtaccactaccTGGTCACTGTAGaccttgcctttatgtaccactaccTGGTCACTGTAGaccttgcctttatgtaccactaccTGTTCACTGTAGaccttgcctttatgtaccactaccTGGTCACTGTAGaccttgcctttatgtaccactaccTGGTCACTGTAGaccttgcctttatgtaccactaccTGGTCACTGTAGaccttgcctttatgtaccactaccTGTTCACTGTAGACctggcctttatgtaccactaccTGGTCACTGTAGACCTTGCCTTTATATACCACTACCTGGTCACTGTAGACctggcctttatgtaccactaccTGGTCACTGTAGaccttgcctttatgtaccactaccTGTTCACTGTAGACCTTGCCTTTATATACCACTACCTGGTCACTGTAGACctggcctttatgtaccactaccTGGTCACTGTAGaccttgcctttatgtaccactaccTGGTCACTGTAGACCTGGCCTTTATTTACCACTACCTTGTCACTGTAGACCTGGGACATTAGAGGTTCAACCGTTCAACAACTCGTTTATTACCTGAGACGCGAGGATGGGGAGAGTCAGGAGGGCGTCCGGCGGGCGTCGGAGGGCGTCCCGCGGGCGTCGGAGGGCGGGGACCTGTTAAGGGAAGGGAAGCCATTCTCTCCTCGTCATCTCCGGTAATTGTTTCGTTAGCAGCTAGGCACAAAAAACAGATACTTGGGAGGGTCAAGATATCAACGTTATCTCGCTGGCCATTTTAAGATAACTAGTTGCAATCTAATTCTCTTCTGACCTTCTCTTCTGACCCTTTCTCAtgcccctttaagctttcttcttTCATCTTTGCTACAGAAATCGCGTTCATTTTATATCTATAACGCAAGACTTCAAATATTCTGGTAAAGCATACTTGCAAAAAAAGATTAAAAAAATATTACGttcctattcttatgttcttatatttttatgcctatgttcttatgttgttgATCCATGAGACATAACAGCCATGGGATCGCCGGGGTGTTTCAAGCATAGGTCAGACATATTTGTGACTGAACTTGGGGggagatataaataggagctgcctcgtatggaccaataggagctgcctcgtatggaccaataggagctgcctcgtatggaccaataggagctgcctcgtatgaaccaataggagctgcctcgtatggaccaataggagctgcctcgtatggaccaataggagctgcctcgtatggaccaataggagctgcctcgtatggaccaataggagctgcctcgtatggaccaataggagctgcctcgtatggaccaataggagctgcctcgtatggaccaataggagctgcctcgtatggaccaataggagctgcctcgtatggaccaataggagctgcctcgtatggaccaataggagctgcctcgtatggaccaataggagcggtATCCTTTATTCTCATATTATATCCGTGACGTAACCTCTGTATATTTAACATTAAATACCAAAGTTAGTACTGTTGTTATTTCCCGTGGCGTGAGAGGAAGGTCCCGGCACGGGTAGTATCTTCGGGGGTCGTAATCGCTCCTCGCGGCGGCTTGATAAATGATATCGTCTTAGTGTTGCCAGTTGCGAGGAGGTTCTTGATGATATGCCTGATAGTGCTGGGCTTTTGTTGACGCCAGATTATACTAGTCCGTGCTAAATTATTctgtttgcctctctgtctctcgctgctTCGCCGTCTCTGTCTCTCCaagagacgggagacatctcccgtcacgcagggtgcagccgcacctccacagatctccagtatcatctattgatactggtaatggctcaaaagggccaccacttacgggctattcgtgcccgtgccaccttttgggtggcttaatctacaTCAGTCAATCATCATCGTTtctcctgtgggggggggggggggggtagaaatagcctaagctactctatccctttgggatgtattttcttgttttaataaacattctctctttctcgccgggggagccggtcggccgagcggacagcacgctggactcgtgatcctgtggtcctggattcgatcccaggcgccggcgagaaacaatgggcagaatgtctttcaccctatgcccctgttacctagcagtaaaataggtacctgggtgttagtcagctgtcacgggctgcttcctaagggtggaggcctggtcgaggaccgggccgcggggacactaaagccccgaaatcgtctcaagataacctctttctctctctttctctttttgctCGCCGTATCTGTGCTCCATTCTCGTCGGGGATCCAATGTCTGCTCCCTTACTCTGCATTTTATCTctaccccacccccctctctcaaccccccccacactctcaATCCCCCCACACTCTCAACCCCCCCTCTTTCAACACCCCCactctctcaaccccccccccactctctcaaccccccctctctcaaccCCCCCCTTCATCTCTCACACAAACCGTCGTCGCCACAGTCCACCCACACTGTCGTCCGTGGGTGTCGAACCGTGAGGACTGGTTTTTAGTGAAC contains the following coding sequences:
- the LOC138359551 gene encoding probable cyclin-dependent serine/threonine-protein kinase DDB_G0292550: MKEESLKGHEKGSEEKTDEYNSAQTDEYNSAQTDEYNSAQTDEYNSAQTDEYNSAQTDEHNSAQNDEYNSAQTDEHNSAQTDEYNSAQTDEYNSAQTDEYNSAQTDEHNSAQNDEYNSAQTDEHNSAQTDEHNSAQTDEHNSAQNDEYNSAQTDEHNSAQTDEYNSAQTDEHNSAQTDEHNSAQTDEHNSAQNDEYNSAQTDEHNSAQTDEYNSAQTDEYNSAQTDEYNSAQTDEYNSAQTDEHNSAQTDEYNSAQTDEYNSAQTDEHNSAQTDEYNSAQNDEHNSAQTDEYWTRPPRPRALQPNYHHKSYNHNYHHESYNHNYHHKSYNHNYHHKSYNHNYHHKSYNHNYHHESYNHNYHHKSYNHNYHHESYNHNYHHKSYNHNYHHKSYNHNYHHKSYNHNYHHKSYNHNYHHKSYNHNYHHKSYNHNYHHKSYNHNYHHKSYNHNYHHEPYNHNYHHKSYNHNYHHKSYNHNCHHEPYNHNCHHKSYNHNCHHKSYNYYYHCNHHSICMVVNYGSCKMLTLAT